In Streptomyces nojiriensis, one genomic interval encodes:
- a CDS encoding agmatine deiminase family protein, which yields MTAHQPAKPADAGFRMPAEWTPHERTWMAWPSPNPTFTNAQELADARAAWGAVARAVRAYEPVTLVVSPGDADSARAIVGDDVQLVEQELDDAWMRDIGPTFVTNDAGQLAAVDWTFNGWGAQEWARWDHDSKIARHVSDVAGTRTYSTELVNEGGAIHVDGEGTVLLTDTVQLGEGRNPGWTRQQVEAEIHAHLGTTKAIWLPYGLAGDYGTYGTQGHVDIVAAFARPGVVMVHTQPDPAHPDHERCKTIAAVLRASTDARGRRLEVVEIPAPTVLEEDGEWVDYSYINHYLCNGGVVLCAFDDPRDEEAAEIFRGLFPERTVTLVDARTIFAGGGGIHCITQQQPKV from the coding sequence ATGACCGCCCATCAGCCCGCCAAGCCGGCCGACGCCGGATTCCGGATGCCCGCCGAGTGGACGCCCCACGAGCGCACCTGGATGGCCTGGCCCAGCCCCAACCCGACCTTCACCAACGCGCAGGAGCTCGCCGACGCCCGCGCCGCCTGGGGCGCCGTCGCCCGCGCGGTCCGCGCGTACGAGCCGGTGACCCTCGTGGTCTCGCCCGGCGACGCCGACAGCGCCCGGGCGATCGTCGGCGACGACGTACAGCTGGTCGAGCAGGAGCTCGACGACGCCTGGATGCGCGACATCGGCCCGACCTTCGTCACCAACGACGCCGGCCAGCTCGCCGCCGTCGACTGGACCTTCAACGGCTGGGGCGCCCAGGAGTGGGCCCGCTGGGACCACGACTCGAAGATCGCCCGGCACGTCTCGGACGTCGCCGGCACCCGCACGTACAGCACCGAGCTCGTCAACGAGGGCGGCGCCATCCACGTCGACGGCGAGGGCACCGTGCTGCTCACCGACACCGTTCAGCTGGGCGAGGGCCGCAACCCCGGCTGGACCCGCCAGCAGGTGGAGGCCGAGATCCACGCCCACCTCGGCACCACCAAGGCGATCTGGCTGCCGTACGGCCTGGCCGGCGACTACGGCACCTACGGCACCCAGGGCCACGTCGACATCGTCGCCGCCTTCGCCCGCCCCGGCGTCGTCATGGTCCACACCCAGCCCGACCCGGCCCACCCGGACCACGAGCGCTGCAAGACCATCGCCGCCGTCCTGCGCGCGTCCACCGACGCCCGCGGCCGGCGGCTGGAGGTCGTGGAGATCCCGGCGCCGACCGTGCTGGAGGAGGACGGGGAGTGGGTGGACTACTCGTACATCAACCACTATCTGTGCAACGGCGGTGTCGTGCTGTGCGCGTTCGACGACCCGCGAGACGAGGAGGCCGCCGAGATCTTCCGCGGACTGTTCCCCGAGCGGACCGTGACCCTCGTTGACGCACGTACGATTTTCGCCGGGGGTGGCGGTATCCACTGCATCACCCAGCAGCAGCCGAAGGTCTGA
- a CDS encoding TetR/AcrR family transcriptional regulator: protein MVAGGVPVRAARKNAPPREDVLVAAMATIAERGLEGLTMAGLGREVGMSSGHLLYYFRSKDELLLQTLEWSEAELGGERRALLARRGPVSERLQAYVDLYVPTRARDPHWTLWLEVWNRSQNAGPQERDRQAAIEGAWHRDLVALLAEGISRGEFRPVDADRAATRIRALLDGFSIQLAVGLPTLDRPAILTHVREFLTETLSPRS from the coding sequence ATGGTGGCGGGTGGAGTACCGGTACGCGCGGCGCGGAAGAACGCGCCGCCGCGCGAGGACGTACTCGTCGCCGCCATGGCCACGATCGCCGAGCGCGGCCTGGAAGGCCTGACCATGGCCGGACTGGGCCGCGAGGTCGGCATGAGCAGCGGCCACCTCCTCTACTACTTCCGCAGCAAGGACGAGCTCCTGCTGCAGACCCTGGAGTGGAGCGAGGCGGAGCTGGGCGGCGAGCGGCGGGCCCTGCTCGCCCGCCGCGGTCCGGTGAGCGAGCGCCTGCAGGCGTACGTGGACCTGTACGTGCCCACGCGCGCCCGCGACCCGCACTGGACGCTCTGGCTGGAGGTCTGGAACCGCTCCCAGAACGCCGGCCCCCAGGAGCGCGACCGGCAGGCGGCCATCGAGGGCGCCTGGCACCGCGACCTGGTCGCGCTGCTCGCCGAGGGCATCTCGCGCGGGGAGTTCCGCCCGGTGGACGCCGACCGCGCGGCGACCCGGATCCGGGCCCTGCTCGACGGATTCAGCATCCAGCTGGCGGTGGGCCTGCCGACCCTGGACCGCCCGGCGATCCTCACCCACGTGAGGGAGTTCCTGACGGAGACCCTCTCCCCACGCTCCTAG